CGAAAACGCGCCGCTGTTCTTGATCCCGTCGAGGATGAACTGGGCGGCGAGCGCGGCCAGCAGGACGCCGAAGACGCGGGTGATGACATTGAGCGCGGTGCGGCTGAGAAACCGGTGGATTTGTGTCGCGCCCAACAACACGACCAACGCCAACACCATAATGCCGATCATGACACCGATCACGACCGCCTGCTTGGCGTAATCGTCCTCGACATTTCCCATCAACAGAACGATGGCACCGAGCGCGCCGGGGCCGGCGAGGAGCGGCGTCGCCAGCGGAAAAACGGAGACGTCGGTCCGGGTCGTGGCTTCGGCGGCTTCATCGGCAGTGGTGCTCGAAGCGGTCGACACCCGGCCGAAAACCATATCGATCGCCATCAACATCAGCAGGATACCGCCGCCGACGCGCAGGCCGGACAACGTGACGCCGAGCCGCTCGAGCACGAAGTCGCCGCCGAGTGCGAAGACGAGGAGAATTCCGGTCGCGATCAGAGCGCCGCGGATCGCCATGTGGCGGCGATCCCGGGCGGACGCGTTGGCGGTGATGGCGGCGAACACCACCGCCGCATCGATCGGGCCGATCGTCGCGAACAGCGTGGTGAAGGCGACCAGGGCGAGATCGAACATCGTGGTGGGCCTCGGTGGAGCGTAGTTCCGCCTCTCGATATCAGGGGCATCGGGGCGGAACAACCCCGATTTCCAATCTTACCGCTCGAACGCATCGCCCGAACTTCGAGTTCGCGATTTCCCGCCTAGGCACTATCGTCAGGGCGATGGGTAGGTCGCTGGTGGTCTCGGTTCGCACCCGCGCGGCGCAAGCGATTGGCATCGCTCTTCTGGCGTTGGTCGCGGCGGCGCTCGGCGGCTGCGAGACCGATCCCGGCCAGCAGCGGATTTGCGTCCGCGCCACCGCGTTGTTCGCCGCGCCCGGTGGATACGTCGAGATCCAGGGTGCGACGCCGGCCGAGGATCCCGACTACCATATCCGAATCGATTACCGTTCAATCGCAGCGGATGGACGGGCCACCGACCGCGTCGTCGCCTGTGCCTTCGCCGGCAGCGGGTTCGGTTCCGGACGGTTCGATCTGATCGGCATCTGGACCAGCCACCGGGGGGCGTTGTCGCCGCGCGAACTGTTTTGGGCCAAACGGGTACTCGATTTGAAGCCCCTCGGCGATGTCGCGGTCGAAGCGACCAAGTCGGACGTGATCGATAGGCCGGGTCCGGCGCTCGAATTCCTCTATCTGCTGCAGCAACTGATCAATGCCCTGGTCCTGGGTTCGGTCTATGGCCTCGTCGCCGTCAGCTTCACCCTGGTCTATGGCATCATCGGCAAGATCAACTTCGCCTTCGGCGAGATTTACATGATCGGTGCCGTCGGGACGGTGCTGTGGACGGTCTTTTTCGCCGCCCTCGGCGGAGCCGGCTTGGCCGTATCCCTGGCCGCGGTATTCGTCCTGGCCGCGGCGACGGCGGGGCTCTACGGCTGGGCCAGCGAGCGGCTCGTGTTTCGGCCGCTGCGCCGGGTGCACTCGCACGCCCCGCTGATTGCCGCGATCGGTCTTGTGCTGTTCCTGCAGGAATATGTCCGTCTCCTCCATACCGGACGCGATTTCTGGCTTGCGGCCAACTTCAGCGACGGCTTCGTACTCGCCGAAGCCGACGGCTTCACGCTCTACGCCTCGCCGAAACAGCTCTGGATTCTGAGCCTGACGCTTTTGGTTTACGGCATCCTCGCCTACATCCGGGCACGGACCGGATTCGGCCGCGCCCAACGCGCCTGCGCCGACGATACCGCGCTCGCCGAGTTGCTCGGGGTCGACGTCGATCGGGTCGTCGCCGGCACATTTGCCCTTGGCGGAGTCTGCGCCGGCATCGCCGGTTTCATCATCGTCGAATATTACGGCGTGGCGAATTTCTTCATGGGCTTGATCATCGGCTTCAAGGCGCTGACCGCGGCCATTGTCGGCGGCATCGGATCGGTCACCGGCGCCCTGTGGGGGGCCATGATCCTGGCCATGCTGGAGGTCTTCTGGTCGGCCTATCTCGATACCGCATGGAAGGACGTCGCCGTCTTCGGGCTGTTGATCGTGGTCTTGATATTCCGCCCTGACGGCCTGCTCGGCGTGCCCCGCGGGCGCGGCGATTGATGGCCTCGGGCGCCCGACCCTATTTTAGTTACCGCCGCCGAGGGCCTGATAAATTTTCCGTCCGGCGCGCCCGGTCGGCGGCATGCCGAATTTCTGTTCGGCGTCGGCGATGCCGGCGCGGGTCAGCGGCCCGACCTTGCCGTCGGGTTCGCCGATGTCGTAGCCGGCGGCCAGCAGCAATTGCTGCAGATGCAGGCGCTCGGCACGCGACAGCCCGGGATCGTCGGTCGGCCATGGCGTCCGCAGGGTCGGATAGCCGGCCAGGCGGTCGGCGAGATGGGAGATCGCCAGGGCATAGGATTCGGCGTGGTTGTAGGAATAGATCGCGTCGAAATTGCGGAACACGAGGAAACCCGGCCCGCCGGAACCGCCCGGCAGGATGAGCCCGGCCCGGGCGCCGCCGGACAGCGCGCTGCCATCGGCGCGCACCACGCCGCGGTCCGCCCACGTCGATAACGTTGCCTTTTCCTGGCGCCCGACCGGACCGCCATAGCCGGGCGGAACCTTGACCTCGATCATCCACGATTCGCCGTTCCGCCAGCCCGCGCGCTTCAGGTAATTGGCGGTCGACCCGAGTGCGTCGGGGATTGAATTCACCAGGTCGCGCCGTTGGTCGCCGTCGAAATCGACGGCCAGGCGCTGATAGGTCGACGGCATGAACTGGGTTTGCCCGAAGGCCCCGGCCCACGACCCATAGAGGGCGTCGAGCTCGAGGTCGCCGCGATCGACGAGCTTGAGGGCGGCGATCAACTCGCCGCGCCAGAAATCCCGGCGCCGGTGGCCGAGGCACGACAGGGTTGCCAAAGCGTGGGGCAGGAAATTGCTGCCCGCCTCCTGGCCGTAATCCGTCTCGACCCCCCAGATCGCGGCGATGACGTGACGATCGACGCCATAGCGCCGTTCCGCCGCCCGCAGTTCGCTATCGTATTTCGCCATCATGGCCTGGCCGTCGGCGACGCGCTGCTCGTCGACCAGATAGGCGATGTAATCCCAGATCGGGGTCTTGAATTCGGGCTGCGCCTGCGACAAGGCAAGCACTTTTTCGTCGGGCTGGGCCGTATCGAGCGCCTGCGATGCGACCGCAGGCGCCACGCCGGCCCGGATGGCGGCGTTCTTCAGCCCGGCGACACAGGACGAAAATTCGGCCGCCGCAACTGGTCCGGTCGAAAGGACCACAACCGCTCCAACGACAAGTGCGCTTCGCATGGATACCTCCTTCGGACGGCGCCGCCGTGGCACATAGCGCTATAGATTTAGGGTCGCCGCCATCGAATTTTAACCGCGCCGTCGAAATGCCCTCGCCGCGCGTTCCGAGCCGGACGCTATCGCCCCGCGGCGGCGATGAGGCATGCGGGCCTCATGCGACCCTTTGGCGGTTGTTTACTGGGCATTCTTTGCGCTATCCCTGTGGCTTCGTAAACCATACCGCCCGGACCAGGGCCACCGGTCGCGAGTTTTCACGGAGGGGATCATGACCAGCCGATTCGACGAGGTCCACAAACGTTCGATCGATGACCCGGAGGGGTTTTGGGGCGAGGCCGCGGAGGCCCTGCACTGGACCAAGAAATGGGACCGCGTGCTCGATGACTCGAACCCGCCCTTCACCCGCTGGTTCGTCGGCGGCGAGTGCAATACCTGCTACAACGCGCTCGACCGTCATGTCGAAAACGGGCGCGCCGACCAGCTGGCGCTGATCTATGACAGCCCGATGACCGGCCAGGTCAAGAAGTTCACCTACCGCGAGCTGCGCGACAAGGTCGCCCGTTTCGCCGGTGTCTTGGCGGCGACCGGTGTCGGCAAGGGTGACCGGGTCATCATCTATATGCCGATGGTGCCGCAGGCGGCGGTCGCGATGCTGGCCTGTGCGCGGCTCGGCGCCGTTCACTCGGTTGTTTTCGGCGGTTTCGCCGCCAACGAGCTCGCCGTGCGCATCGACGACGCGGCGCCGAAAACCATCGTCTCAGCGTCGTGCGGTTTGGAACCGGGCCGGGTGGTGGCGTACAAGCCGCTGCTCGACGAGGCCATCGAGCTCGCCACGCACAAACCCGGATCCTGCATCATCCTGCAGCGCGAACAGGCCGTCGCTTCGATGATCGAGGGCCGCGACCTCGATTGGAAGGCCGCGATGGAGGCCGCCGAGCCGCACGATTGCGTGCCGGTGGCGGCGACCGACCCGCTTTACGTCCTCTATACGTCGGGCACCACCGGCCAGCCCAAGGGCGTGGTCCGCGACAATGGCGGCCACATGGTGGTGCTGCACTGGTCGATGAAGAACATCTATGGCGTCGAGCCGGGTGAGGCCTTCTGGGCGGCCTCCGACGTGGGCTGGGTGGTCGGCCATTCCTACATCGTCTATGCGCCCCTGCTGCACGGCAACACGACCATCCTGTTCGAGGGCAAACCGGTGGGAACACCCGATGCCGGAACCTTCTGGCGCGTGATCCGGGATCACGACGTCGGCGTCATGTTCACCGCGCCGACCGCCTTCCGCGCCATCAAGAAGGAGGACCCTGAAGGCAAGCTAATCGGCGATTACGACCTCGGCAACTTCCGCTATCTGTTCCTGGCCGGCGAGCGCCTCGACCCCGACACCCTGACCTGGGCCGAAACGAAGCTCAAGGTCCCGGTCATCGATCACTGGTGGCAGACCGAAACCGGGTGGCCGATCTGCGCCAATTGCGTCGGCATCGAGCTGTTGCCGGTCAAGAGCGGGTCGCCGACCAAGGCCGTCCCGGGGTGGAACCTCAAGGTCCTCGACGATAACGGCCATGAGGTCGAAAACACCGAGATCGGCGCCTTGGTCGCGACGCTGCCCTTGCCGCCGGGCACCTTCCCGACCCTGTGGCACGCCGACGAACGGTTCAAGGACTCCTATTTCAGCGAGTTTCCCGGCTACTACCAGACCGGGGACGCCGGCATGATCGACGAAGACGGCTATGTCTATGTCATGGCGCGCACCGACGACGTCATCAACGTCGCCGGCCACCGTCTGTCGACGGGGGCCATGGAGGAGGTCCTGGCATCCCATCCCGACGTGGCGGAATGCGCGGTCATCGGCGCCGCCGACGTGCTGAAGGGACAGCTGCCACTGGGCTTTCTGGTCTTGAACGCCGGCTGCGACCGCGGCCACGACGACATCCGGAAGGAGGTCGTCGGACTGGTCCGGCAGAAGATCGGGCCGGTCGCTGCGTTCAAGACCTGTACCGTCGTCGAGCGGCTGCCGAAGACGCGGTCGGGTAAGATCCTGCGCGGGACGATGCAGAAGATCGCCGACAGCCAGGACTACAAAACGCCGGCCACGATCGATGACCCGGCGATCCTCGGCGAGATCGAAGTCGCCCTGCGATCGATTGGCTATGCGCAATAGACGGGCCCCGGCGTGGCGACACCGTCTAGGATGGAGCGACGGATGGGTCGCCAGATTTCTCCTTGTGCGCCGATAGGCCGATGGGGCATGTGGAACAATAGGATCAGTCAATTCGGGGACACGAGATGGGTGACGCACGCTACGTGAATTCTATCGCCGTACTCGGCGGCGGCACGATGGGGACAGGTATCGCCGGGGCCTGCGCGCATGCCGGGTGCGACGTATTGCTGCTCGACGTCTCGATGGAGCACGCCGAAAAGGCGCTCGATCGCATTATCAACGGGCGGCCGCCGGCGGTCGACGAC
This is a stretch of genomic DNA from Alphaproteobacteria bacterium. It encodes these proteins:
- a CDS encoding branched-chain amino acid ABC transporter permease, producing the protein MGRSLVVSVRTRAAQAIGIALLALVAAALGGCETDPGQQRICVRATALFAAPGGYVEIQGATPAEDPDYHIRIDYRSIAADGRATDRVVACAFAGSGFGSGRFDLIGIWTSHRGALSPRELFWAKRVLDLKPLGDVAVEATKSDVIDRPGPALEFLYLLQQLINALVLGSVYGLVAVSFTLVYGIIGKINFAFGEIYMIGAVGTVLWTVFFAALGGAGLAVSLAAVFVLAAATAGLYGWASERLVFRPLRRVHSHAPLIAAIGLVLFLQEYVRLLHTGRDFWLAANFSDGFVLAEADGFTLYASPKQLWILSLTLLVYGILAYIRARTGFGRAQRACADDTALAELLGVDVDRVVAGTFALGGVCAGIAGFIIVEYYGVANFFMGLIIGFKALTAAIVGGIGSVTGALWGAMILAMLEVFWSAYLDTAWKDVAVFGLLIVVLIFRPDGLLGVPRGRGD
- a CDS encoding lytic murein transglycosylase is translated as MRSALVVGAVVVLSTGPVAAAEFSSCVAGLKNAAIRAGVAPAVASQALDTAQPDEKVLALSQAQPEFKTPIWDYIAYLVDEQRVADGQAMMAKYDSELRAAERRYGVDRHVIAAIWGVETDYGQEAGSNFLPHALATLSCLGHRRRDFWRGELIAALKLVDRGDLELDALYGSWAGAFGQTQFMPSTYQRLAVDFDGDQRRDLVNSIPDALGSTANYLKRAGWRNGESWMIEVKVPPGYGGPVGRQEKATLSTWADRGVVRADGSALSGGARAGLILPGGSGGPGFLVFRNFDAIYSYNHAESYALAISHLADRLAGYPTLRTPWPTDDPGLSRAERLHLQQLLLAAGYDIGEPDGKVGPLTRAGIADAEQKFGMPPTGRAGRKIYQALGGGN
- a CDS encoding MarC family protein, yielding MFDLALVAFTTLFATIGPIDAAVVFAAITANASARDRRHMAIRGALIATGILLVFALGGDFVLERLGVTLSGLRVGGGILLMLMAIDMVFGRVSTASSTTADEAAEATTRTDVSVFPLATPLLAGPGALGAIVLLMGNVEDDYAKQAVVIGVMIGIMVLALVVLLGATQIHRFLSRTALNVITRVFGVLLAALAAQFILDGIKNSGAFS
- a CDS encoding propionyl-CoA synthetase → MTSRFDEVHKRSIDDPEGFWGEAAEALHWTKKWDRVLDDSNPPFTRWFVGGECNTCYNALDRHVENGRADQLALIYDSPMTGQVKKFTYRELRDKVARFAGVLAATGVGKGDRVIIYMPMVPQAAVAMLACARLGAVHSVVFGGFAANELAVRIDDAAPKTIVSASCGLEPGRVVAYKPLLDEAIELATHKPGSCIILQREQAVASMIEGRDLDWKAAMEAAEPHDCVPVAATDPLYVLYTSGTTGQPKGVVRDNGGHMVVLHWSMKNIYGVEPGEAFWAASDVGWVVGHSYIVYAPLLHGNTTILFEGKPVGTPDAGTFWRVIRDHDVGVMFTAPTAFRAIKKEDPEGKLIGDYDLGNFRYLFLAGERLDPDTLTWAETKLKVPVIDHWWQTETGWPICANCVGIELLPVKSGSPTKAVPGWNLKVLDDNGHEVENTEIGALVATLPLPPGTFPTLWHADERFKDSYFSEFPGYYQTGDAGMIDEDGYVYVMARTDDVINVAGHRLSTGAMEEVLASHPDVAECAVIGAADVLKGQLPLGFLVLNAGCDRGHDDIRKEVVGLVRQKIGPVAAFKTCTVVERLPKTRSGKILRGTMQKIADSQDYKTPATIDDPAILGEIEVALRSIGYAQ